A stretch of DNA from Spirochaetota bacterium:
AAAGGTCGAGAAATTCACCGTCCCCCGCCCGGGACATGCCGATCTCATCGGCTCGCTCAAATATGAGACCGACGATATCCGCGATGTGCTCGAGCGTTCATCGGCCCGGGAGACGGCGATACGGGTCGCTGTGGGCGGTCTTGCAAAGACGATACTCGGTTATTTCGAGATAGCCATTCATTCACATACGGTCGAGCTCGGCGGCATACGTGCGAAGGGTGCGATAAAGGATTTCAAGAAATTCGTCGACACGGTCGAAGCGTCGCCGCTGCGCTGCCGCGACAGGAATGCGGAAGCCGCCATGATGAAAAAGATCGATCTGGCCGCGAAACAGGGCGATACGGTCGGCGGCGTCATCGAGATAATTGCGAAGAACATACCCATGTGCTTGGGCACGTATTCCACCTGGGGCGATAAGATCGATGCGCGCATGGCGTATGTGCTCATGAGCATACAGGCGATCAAGGGCGTGGAGGTGGGGCTCGGGTTCTCCGCGGCGAGAATGCTCGGCTCGCAGATGCACGACGAGATAAATTACTCGGAAGAGGGCAAGCGGTATTTCCGCGAGACGAACAATGCGGGGGGCATCGAAGGCGGCATGACGAACGGCGAGGACCTCATCGTCCGCGCGGCGATGAAGCCGATACCGACGCTCATGAAGCCGCTCAAAAGCGTTGATATCAGGACCAAGAAAACGACGCTTGCAACGACGGAGCGTTCGGATGTCTGCGCGGTGCCCGCGGCGGGTGTCGTCTGCGAGGCGGCGGTCGCGGTGGAGATCGTCAACGCGCTCATCAAGCGCTACGGCGGCGATAATATCAAGATGATGAAGCGGCACATCGAGATAGACGGCGACGCTGTCCGTAATCTCTGAAGATCGACAAGGAGCATACATGCGTGTTGCGGAACTCTTGCCGCTTGCGGCGCTCGGCGCCGGTGCGCTCAGCGTACTTTTTATCGGGATACTGAAGGCTCAGTCCCGAACGCGTATCGCGCAGGTGCTCACGCTCATCTCCCTCGCCGCATCTCTGGTCCTGTTCGTGCGTTCCGCGGGCGGACGTGCGTTCGGCGGCGTGTTCATGTACGATACGCTCAGCATCATACTGATACTGACGGCGGTGATAAGCGCATTCCTTTTCACTGCGTTCGCGATACCGTATCTTACCGAGCGGCGGAAATTGTTCGGGAGCGAATTCTTTTTCTTCCTGCTCACCGCCCTCGCCGGCGTGATAGTCATGGTATGCTCGGGCAATCTCCTTATCATCGTCATCGGTCTTGAGATGCTGTCGGTGTCGCTCTATTTCCTCGCCGCCATGGACAGGACGAGCGCCCGGGGCATCGAAGGGGCGGTCAAGTATTTCATCATGGGTGCGGTCGCCCTCGCGTTCATGCTCTACGGCATATCGCTCGTGTACGGGTTCACCCATACGATCGAGCTTGAGCGCGCGGTAGGCTATGCCGCAGTGAACAGTCCCTATCCCCTGTATTTCTATCTCGGCGTATTGTTCATCCTTATCGGGTTCTCGTTCAAACTGGCACTGGTGCCGTTCCATTTCTGGGCGCCGGATGCGTACGAGGGTTCGAGCGTATTGTCCACGGGCATCATGAGCGTGCTGCCCAAGATCGCCGCGTTCGCCGTACTTGCGAAGGTGGCGGGGTTCTTCTTCGCGTCGCAGAGCACCATCGCCGGCGGGGAACGGATGATATTCCTCTATACGCTCGCCGCACTCGCCGTGCTGTCGATGATCGTCGGCAATGTGCTCGCCCTCGCACAGCCCTCGCTCAAACGTCTTCTGGCGTTCTCGGCTATCGTTCATTCCGGCTTCATTGCGAGCGTCCTCATTACTGAGGGTGGTGTGCAGCAGGCGGCGCTCTATCTCGCTGCG
This window harbors:
- the aroC gene encoding chorismate synthase, translating into MFKYITSGESHGPCLTAIIQGVPAGVEISEEEINIDLKRRQCGHGRGARMKIESDQVLFLGGIRNGRTTGAPVTLQIQNRDWEHWKGKKVEKFTVPRPGHADLIGSLKYETDDIRDVLERSSARETAIRVAVGGLAKTILGYFEIAIHSHTVELGGIRAKGAIKDFKKFVDTVEASPLRCRDRNAEAAMMKKIDLAAKQGDTVGGVIEIIAKNIPMCLGTYSTWGDKIDARMAYVLMSIQAIKGVEVGLGFSAARMLGSQMHDEINYSEEGKRYFRETNNAGGIEGGMTNGEDLIVRAAMKPIPTLMKPLKSVDIRTKKTTLATTERSDVCAVPAAGVVCEAAVAVEIVNALIKRYGGDNIKMMKRHIEIDGDAVRNL
- a CDS encoding NADH-quinone oxidoreductase subunit N, which encodes MRVAELLPLAALGAGALSVLFIGILKAQSRTRIAQVLTLISLAASLVLFVRSAGGRAFGGVFMYDTLSIILILTAVISAFLFTAFAIPYLTERRKLFGSEFFFFLLTALAGVIVMVCSGNLLIIVIGLEMLSVSLYFLAAMDRTSARGIEGAVKYFIMGAVALAFMLYGISLVYGFTHTIELERAVGYAAVNSPYPLYFYLGVLFILIGFSFKLALVPFHFWAPDAYEGSSVLSTGIMSVLPKIAAFAVLAKVAGFFFASQSTIAGGERMIFLYTLAALAVLSMIVGNVLALAQPSLKRLLAFSAIVHSGFIASVLITEGGVQQAALYLAAYAATSAGMFAVLTAIADENDGNLTLMGLNGLSARSPVLAALAVLFIASYAGLPPLAGFIGKFYVFKGLIESGYEWLAVIGIINALLSIAYYLKIIMAMYAYNGEASFRAQSHRPSKIVTAAAFIAAILVVAIGVWPNMILGFF